GCTGGATCATATCGGTAACACCGCGTGCTGTAATCGTCGACTGAGAACGGGCGGGTGTACGTCCGCTCGTGAGTGAGATAGACACGATTGCCGATGACCGGATCACTCGTGGTCGTGTACGTACCAGCGACCGGTGCAGGCTGACGTGACGACCACGAGCCGATAGCCGTATTGTATCGGCGGTTCGAATCCGTCGGACTGGCGGCCCCCAGTCGCCCTCCGATAGCGTGGACACAGGATCCACCGCTGGCTTCGATCAGCGCAACAGAATGCCAGCGCTTGGCCTCGGGCATTCGCGTGAGATCCGGATTCGCTACGCGTTCGGTTTCCGGATCGAACGTCCAAACGCGGCTTTCGTCGAACGCTCCTGGCCGAGGTCGGACTCCATGAGTCGTCGCGGACTCGCGATCGGTGACGTCCGTGCCGCCACCCAAACAGTAGATCAGTCCATCTGCGGGGTTGTAGACACCCCCCATCGCGAAGTTAGGGTACGGGCACCGGACGCCGGTCTCCGCAGTGAGGTTCGTCCAGCCATCGCTCGACTGATAACGAAAGATCT
This portion of the Halococcus agarilyticus genome encodes:
- a CDS encoding Kelch repeat-containing protein, whose product is MFLDGERVDMPSGGNWRDIAKLPAEQSDAGGGVLDEKLYYFGGFTSGPGLETVQRTFVLDPNDGDGTWRRAEDVPKALWAPCGVSTDTAIYSFGGAPAGSPYNGVSPSNEIFRYQSSDGWTNLTAETGVRCPYPNFAMGGVYNPADGLIYCLGGGTDVTDRESATTHGVRPRPGAFDESRVWTFDPETERVANPDLTRMPEAKRWHSVALIEASGGSCVHAIGGRLGAASPTDSNRRYNTAIGSWSSRQPAPVAGTYTTTSDPVIGNRVYLTHERTYTRPFSVDDYSTRCYRYDPAWDEYTELAQSKHRRGGAVDGVIDGQLYVAGGHLKRYDQDGYHDCIRNTTVFDPLES